The following proteins come from a genomic window of Populus nigra chromosome 6, ddPopNigr1.1, whole genome shotgun sequence:
- the LOC133696889 gene encoding uncharacterized protein LOC133696889 isoform X1 yields MLEKLMDDYICPMSRVFLPRVGGLTLDSHHGSVVEYGEHMDIELALFSSVFQEPKKHPNDFSAGAEIVDARKKKENACQLLLRTGCLLLFIPVFFHGLEGRINNSNFGTSCSSWSMKGTVGVVAWP; encoded by the exons ATGCTTGAAAAGTTGATGGATGACTATATATGTCCCATGTCTAGAG TTTTCCTTCCTCGGGTGGGTGGATTAACTCTGGATTCTCACCATGGTTCTGTGGTTGAATACGGAGAGCATATGGATATCGAGCTTG caCTTTTCAGTTCAGTTTTTCAAGAGCCGAAGAAACATCCAAATGATTTTTCCGCTGGTGCGGAGATTGTTGATgcgagaaaaaagaaagagaacgcCTGTCAGTTGCTGCTTCGAACTG GTTGCTTGCTTCTTTTCATCCCAGTATTTTTCCATGGCCTCGAGGGAAGAATTAATAATTCGAACTTTGGTACGTCTTGTAGTAGTTGGTCCATGAAGGGAACTGTAGGTGTGGTGGCCTGgccatga
- the LOC133696889 gene encoding uncharacterized protein LOC133696889 isoform X2 has protein sequence MLEKLMDDYICPMSRVFLPRVGGLTLDSHHGSVVEYGEHMDIELALFSSVFQEPKKHPNDFSAGAEIVDARKKKENACQLLLRTGIAEEGWYIGILSR, from the exons ATGCTTGAAAAGTTGATGGATGACTATATATGTCCCATGTCTAGAG TTTTCCTTCCTCGGGTGGGTGGATTAACTCTGGATTCTCACCATGGTTCTGTGGTTGAATACGGAGAGCATATGGATATCGAGCTTG caCTTTTCAGTTCAGTTTTTCAAGAGCCGAAGAAACATCCAAATGATTTTTCCGCTGGTGCGGAGATTGTTGATgcgagaaaaaagaaagagaacgcCTGTCAGTTGCTGCTTCGAACTG GAATTGCTGAAGAGGGATGGTATATCGGCATCTTGAGTCGTTAA
- the LOC133697502 gene encoding fructose-bisphosphate aldolase 3, chloroplastic-like produces the protein MACANLVKLNAASSSWIGQKSPFGQRSQGSSTRRVSFSIRANSYTDELVQTAKTIASPGRGILAIDESNATCGKRLASIGLDNTETNRQAYRQLLLTTPGLGEYISGAILFEETLYQSTTDGKKFVDCLRDENIVPGIKVDKGLVPLPGSNNESWCQGLDGLASRSAEYYKQGARFAKWRTVVSIPCGPSALAVKEAAWGLARYAAISQDNGLVPIVEPEILLDGDHPIDRTLEVAEKVWSEVFYYLAENNVVFEGILLKPSMVTPGAEHKEKASADTIAKYTLTMLKRRVPPAVPGIMFLSGGQSEVQATLNLNAMNQSPNPWHVSFSYARALQNTVLKTWQGRPDNVEAAQKSLLVRAKANSLAQLGRYSAEGESEEAKKGMFVKGYTY, from the exons ATGGCCTGTGCAAACCTTGTAAAGCTAAACGCAGCGTCGTCTTCATGGATCGGCCAAAAGTCACCTTTCGGCCAGCGATCTCAGGGATCCTCAACTCGCCGAGTCTCCTTTTCGATCCGTGCCAACTCTTACACTGACGAGCTCGTCCAAACCGCT AAAACTATTGCATCACCTGGTCGTGGTATCCTTGCCATAGACGAATCAAATGCAACCTGCGGGAAGAGGTTGGCATCTATTGGCTTGGATAACACCGAAACCAACCGACAAGCATACAGACAACTTTTATTGACTACTCCTGGTCTTGGCGAGTATATTTCTGGTGCCATTCTTTTCGAGGAGACACTTTACCAGTCTACAACTGATGGAAAGAAGTTCGTGGATTGCCTGCGTGATGAGAACATTGTACCTGGCATCAAAGTTGACAAG GGTTTAGTCCCCCTACCAGGTTCAAACAACGAGTCTTGGTGCCAAGGTTTGGATGGATTGGCTTCAAGATCTGCCGAATATTACAAGCAAGGTGCACGTTTTGCTAAGTG GAGAACTGTTGTCAGCATTCCCTGTGGCCCTTCTGCTCTGGCTGTCAAGGAAGCTGCATGGGGACTTGCACGATATGCTGCCATTTCTCAG GATAACGGTCTTGTGCCCATAGTTGAGCCTGAGATTCTACTTGATGGGGACCATCCAATTGACAGGACCCTTGAAGTTGCTGAGAAGGTCTGGTCAGAAGTCTTTTACTATTTGGCTGAAAACAATGTTGTGTTTGAGGGCATCCTACTTAAGCCTAGCATGGTAACGCCAGGGGCTGAACACAAGGAGAAGGCATCAGCAGATACCATAGCCAAATATACACTAACGATGCTTAAAAGGAGAGTACCTCCTGCAGTTCCTGGTATCATG TTTTTGTCTGGAGGGCAATCTGAAGTGCAAGCAACCCTCAACCTCAATGCAATGAACCAAAGCCCCAACCCATGGCATGTTTCCTTCTCATATGCACGTGCACTGCAGAACACCGTGCTCAAGACATGGCAAGGACGCCCTGATAACGTGGAAGCTGCGCAGAAGTCACTTTTGGTGCGTGCCAAGGCTAACTCCTTGGCTCAGCTTGGAAGGTATTCTGCCGAGGGTGAAAGCGAGGAAGCTAAGAAGGGAATGTTCGTAAAGGGCTATACCTATTGA